The following nucleotide sequence is from uncultured Draconibacterium sp..
TAATAATCTTACTCGAAGCTTTGTCGGCCCTGGTAACTGCAGTATTATCCGATTTACGCTGTTCATCAAAGTCGTTACTTTCATAAACTTCAATAATCGCTCTTCCGGCTTCGGCCAGCACATCAATAACGCTATGTACCTTGTTTAATTCCATTCAGCTTTAGTATTCACGTAAATTTACGCTATCTGATTTACCTAAAAAATCACTACCCGCAAAAACAAATGCTATTTAAATGTTTCTTCACAAACAGATCGACAAACCAATTTTATTGAGTTGCGTAATAGAATTACTACCTTTTAGCTGAAAAGAAATTATGATATTCAATAAAAATAAAAACCGCGAGCCGGCAGTGGCCGGACAATTTTACCCTTCATCGGCCAGCACCTTACGAAACGAGCTGGAAGAATTTTTTGACAGTGCTGTTCCTGTAAAAACTTCGCAACCGTTGCGTGCTATTGTTTCGCCGCATGCGGGCTACATTTTTAGCGGAGAGGTTGCGGCAGCCGCTTTCAAACAAATTCCGGCTAACAAAAGCTACCAGAATATATTTGTGCTTGCATCGAGCCACCGCTACACTTTTGCCGGAGCCGCAGTTTATACCGAAGGGAATTACGAAACTCCGCTGGGAGAAATTACGGTGAATAAGAAAATCGGGAAACAACTGCTGGCCTCATCGTCGGTTTTTACCGAACATGACGCTTCGCACCTTAACGAACACAGTCTGGAGGTTCAGTTACCGTTTTTGCAACATCGTTTGACAAACAGTTTTACACTGGTGCCCATTATTCTTGGAACCCACTCGGCCGCTATTTGCAAGAAGCTGGCAAAAGCACTGCAGCCCTATTTTACACCTGATAATTTATTTGTTATCAGCACCGACTTTTCGCACTACCCCAACTACGAAAATGCAAAGTTGGCAGACCAGTTAACCGCTGATGCCATTTGCAAGAACAAGCCTAACAAACTGTTGAAAGCACTTGAAAAGAACAAGGAGAAAAAGATCGGCAATCTTGCCACCTCGTTGTGCGGCTGGACATCGGTGTTAACGCTGCTTTACCTCACTAAAGACAGGGATTTTGAGTTCAAACAACTGGCCTACAAAAACTCGGGCGACAGTAAACTTTATGGCGAAAAAGACCGCGTTGTGGGCTACTGGGCTATTGGTGTTTACGAAAAAGCCGTTTTTGAAATCAGCTCCTCGGAAAAACAGGAAATTCTGCAGCTGGCCCGAAATTCAATAGCCCGTTTTTTGGGTGAAGACATAAAAGAAAAGAAGCAAAAAAGAAACGATAAGAGCATCCTGAATCAGAAAGCCGGTGCCTTTATAAGCATTTACATCAACAACGAATTACGCGGCTGCATTGGTGGTTTTGCGGGTGAAAAATCCTTGCGAGAAATGATTAAACGTTTTGCCGTCTCCGCTACAAACGACCAACGTTTTAATCCGATTGAACCTTCTGAGCTCAACAACATGACACTTGAAGTTTCGGTTTTAACACCTTTAAAAAAGATTAAATCGATTGATGAATTTAAATTGGGCAAACACGGCATTTATATAAAAAACGGTTTTAACTCGGGTACATTTTTGCCACAGGTAGCCGAAAAAACGGGCTGGAGCAAAGAAGAATTCCTGGGAAGATGCGCGAAGAACAAAGCCGGAATTGGTTGGGACGGATGGAAAACCGCTGAACTTTACACTTACGAGGTAGTGATTGTGAAGGATGATCAGGAAAAAACTTCCTGAAGCACTTTTAGCGATTTTATTTCACCCAACGTATCAAAATGCAGGCGGTAATAATCAACTAACTTTTTAAGCAGCGTATCGCGCATGCTGCGTTTTAATTTCAAACTATCCAGTTCGTTTATCTTTAGCAAAGCCAGTTTTACCAGAATTGCCGTTGCCTCCTTATTTGCAAACATCGGGTGCGAAGGCTCAAAAGGTACCACTGCACCCTTTTGCAAATCGAGCCAGCCTTCAAAACCGGTTTGTGTGGTGTCGGGCATAAAACCAAGGTACTCGGTTAAATGAAATAGGAAATACAAATGAAAATTTGTTTTGCCCTCCTCCATCAGATCAAGATAAAGTAATGCGTTTTTTATAAACTCAAATAGTTCGGGGTAACTTTCCTGCTCGTGGATGGTTTTATAAAGCACCTCGGCCAAAAAAATAGCTTGTGTGGATTTTACAATATCAAAAGGGATTTCCTGGTAGGTGGTCAGGCTTTTCATCGCCCTTACTCGTTGCAGGTCGCGCGATTGCTTTTGGTAGGCCTCCAATTCAACCATAAACATGGGCTGCAACAAACCGGCTTTATTTTTCGATTTTCTGCTCCGGGCAGCATTTATCAGGTAGCTTTGCCGACCAAATTCTTTGGTAAAAACAGTAGTAATAACACTGCTCTCGCCATATTTAATCGTGTGCAAAACAATGCCTTCGGTTGCCGTTATCATAATTCAGTTAAGCTGCTGTTGAATCCCTATCAATGTATGAACAGTATTTTTGTGATGTGGGTTTCTTCCCCATTCTCATCGTTACAAAATACCAGGTAAACTCCGGTTTTTACACGGTTACCATTCAGGTTCTTTCCATCCCAAACTGCCTGTCCGCCAAACGATGTCGTTTTGTACACCAGGTTTCCGCTGATGTCGGTAATTTTCACATCGGTATTTTCAATTAATCCGGCAACTGTTACCGGCCCATCGTAGGTTTCGCGCACCGGATTTGGATAAACGTAAACATCGCTATACGAATCTGCTCCTCCAGTGGCTTCTCCCTGGTAAGAGATCAATCCTTTGTCGGTTCCAAAAAACACCTCGCCATTTTTCTGATTAATTGCAATTGACAGAATATTATTCGAAAGCAACGGGCTGTTTTCAGTGGTGAAATGCAACACTTCCGCCTCGCCTGTTTCCGATACCAAAAAGACTCCTGAGTTTTGTGTTCCCAGCCATTTTCGGTTAGCGCCGTCAACAGCAATGGCAGTAACGGTTTCTGTTTCAAGCAGCGGATGGTAAATGCCATCATTCAAATCAAGTCCCGGATGCGTGGCATAAAAATTATCCGAATTCCAAATTCGCGAAGGATTGCTATACACGGCTACGCCTTGCCCACTACCAATCCAAATGGCTCCATTTTGGTCTTCAGCAATGGAGAAAACATCATGCATCGGGGTAATAATATTGTCGGTACCATTGCTGAAATAGGTCTCCACCAACAGTCTTTTTTTCTGGTCGCCAGTTTTATTGATCACGTAAGCATCATGTCCTCCCGGAATGAGCATCCATTTATCATCGTTTTCGTTCACAATAATATCAGAAACATTGTATTTGTTGGCGATTTCTGGCAGTTCAAACGACTCCCACTCGCCCGTAGGTGACAATTTGTGCAGGTTATGTGCGCTCTCGGCATTGGTAATCCAAAGGTTTCCTTCCGAGTCGAAACTCATACCGCCAACTCGTGTAAACGGCTCGTTAGGTTGCTCGGGCAAGGCAGTTTCCAGCGGGCTGTTCAGGTTATAATAGCGTTCAACCAGCTCATCGTTACGGTATTCCAATAATCCACCGCCCCAGCTGGCGACAAAAAAATGATCCGGATCGCGGGGATCCACTTCAACAGCTAATATGTTATGAAATCCTCTCAATTCGGGATGTGTTACATCGGTAAAATAGGTCCAGCCATCGCTGCCAAAACGCTGAAAAACCGGGCTCACATACCCATTTGTATTTCCCGCACTCATCCAAATCTCCGAATTAAAAGCTCCAACAAAGTACATGTCGTTATTAATCGGTCCGGGAGGCAAGGTTTGCTCAAAACTTTCGCTGTAAAAGCGTACCAGCACTTCCTTGTTATCAGCAATCCAAACCGAACCGTTGGCCGACACACCTGCACTTTTTGGAGCGATACTTTCTACCGTTCGGTCATTAAATTTGTAGCTGTCAATACGTCCTATTTGCGAGTGATTACTATCGATGATAAAAACCACATCGCGACTGGCAATACAGAGGTAGTTCCCATAACTCTGCAGGTCGAATGCAAAACGTATTTCAGGATTATATGGCTCCCATATTCCGTTATTCAGCATAAACATTTCGTCTTGATACCATTCTCCGGCGGCATGATTGGCAATTACATTTCCCGCATGATAAACCAAATGATTAAAAATACCGTCGGGATGCGGAATATCCTCCACATGAATCCAGGTGGCAAAATTGGCCAGGTTGGGATCATTTTTATCGGCCCGGTAAATTCCCTGGTTGGTAGCGGCAAAAATTGAATTGTTATCCGTTTCAATATCATTCACTTCCAACGACGATCCTCCATCGCCGATATAATAAGTATCTTTTACTTCCTGACGATCCAGATCCAGCACGACAATTCCAAATCCACAGGCCAGAAACGCCTCATTTTCCGAGAAAGAAATGTTGTTGATGACCTTGTTCCCTGCGATAGTTTTTCGCTTTATATCCGACAGGTTAACCACTTCGCCGCCATCGTAAAGCAAATCGATATTACTGTTTGAATAAGCAATGACCAGCACCTGGTTCTGCTCGCTGTAAGCAATGGTGCTTACTCCAAAATCAGACAACTGAATGGCGTCACCAAGTTTATTTACGCTGTTGTCTTCCAGGTCGTAATAAAAAAGTCCGCCCTCGGTAACACAGAAAACTTTATCGGGCGAAACCGCAATTTTGCTGGCTTTATTATACGAAAGATAGTCTTGCCACGAGCCCTGTTCGCGCTGCGCTTGCGAAAGAAAAAAAGTCAGTAATAAAAATGCAGAAAGTAGTAGTCTTCTTTTCATACGATTTAAATTGTTTATTTCCAACGGTATCGCATGCAACTCGCTTCTTTTAACCATTGTCCTGATTACAAATGATTTACACGCTCGTTTCATTCAATCGAGCTTTTTTAAATAGTCGACCAGTTTTTGCACAGCTCTTCCCCGGTGACTGATCTTGTTTTTATCTTCGAGGTCCATTTCGGCAAACGACTGGTCAAATCCTTTCGGCTTAAAAATAGGGTCGTAGCCAAATCCCGAGTCTCCACGTTTTTCTGTTAGAATTTCGCCGTTTACAATGCCTTCAAATTGTTTCTCTTCGCCATCAATTACCAGCGAAATTACAGTTCTAAAACGTGCTTTCCGCTCATTTATTTTGGTCAGTTTTTCGAGCACTTTATTCATATTCGTCTCCGAATTTTTGTCTTCGCCGGCATAACGCGCCGAGAAAACTCCGGGCTCACCGTCCAGGGCTCCAATTTCCAAACCGGTGTCGTCGGCAAAACAATTCATTCCGAATTTGTCGTAGATGTAATAAGCTTTTTGGCTGGCATTTCCTTCCAATGTGGGCTGTTCCTCAGGGATTTCGTCGAAACATTCAATATCTTTTAAACTAAGCAGCGTAAAATGATCGCCCAAAATAGCCTGTAATTCTTCCAGTTTATGTTTGTTGTTTGTTGCGAAAACGAGCTTCATAATCGAATAATTTTAGGTAAAAATAAGAAAATGGCTCTACTTTGCAGGCACATTCGGGAATAGCTTTTTAGGGCATAAAAAAGCCGCTTGATCTTAATCAGCGGCTTTTCCTATCGGAATAAATTTTTTTAATCGCAAGTGCAGGTTTCCAGGCAATCAACAATCTGACTCAAAATATTGTATTTCAAGTAGTAATAAGTGTTTTTTCCTTCGCGCTTCGAGCACAAAACACCCTTGTCACGCAAAATCCCTAAGTGATGTGATGTTGTTGACTGCTCAATCTTTAGCAGTTCGTGGATCTCGGTAACTGTTAATTTTTTCCCTCCCTCCAGATGCTTCAAAATAGCAATACGCATCGGGTGCGCCATTGCTTTTAGCATGCTGGCAGCGACCTCCAAACTTTCAACGTTTATCTCCTTGATATCGACCATGGTTATACCTTTAATAATGCAAATATATAAATATTTGAGACTTGTTTACTGCTTTTTTGCCCACGGATATCTAACATTTGTACAAAATCAGGAATTTTTAGATTTTTTAAACAAAAAGTCTGTTTTTATTTAAAATTATTCTAAGTTCGTTCATCAAAAGAGAAGTTGCAAAAGGAATGACCACGATAAAGAAAATAAAGGCCCCCATTGAACAGGAACTGTATGATTTTGAGCCTTATTTTAAGAAATCGTTGCAAAGCGATATTCCTTTGCTGGCAACCGTTTTAAATTTCCTTTATCGCACCAAAGGCAAACAACTTCGCCCCATGTTTGTGTTCTTATCCGCAAAATTGCACGGTGGAACCAATGAATCTTCGAAATTGGCGGCCTGTTCGGTGGAATTATTACACACCGCCACACTGGTTCACGACGATGTTGTTGACGAGTCGTACGAGCGCCGCGGATCGTTTTCGGTTAAAGCGCTTTGGAAAAACAAACTGGCCGTTTTGGTGGGCGATTATATTTTAGCCCGCGGACTGCTGCTGCAACTCGAAAGCAAAAAATACAATTTCCTTCATCTCATTTCACGCGCGGTTCAGGATATGGCAGAGGGAGAAATCCTGCAGATGAAAAAAAGCCGTAAACTTGACATCGACGATGAAACGTATTTCGAGATTATCCGCAAAAAAACAGCTTCGTTAATTGCAACCAGTATGGCCATTGGCGCTGCATCGGCAGTTGATGATGAAGTGATTATTGAAAAGATGTACAGCATTGGGCAAGATGCCGGAATTGCTTTCCAGATAAAAGATGATATTTTCGATTACCAGTCGAAAGGCCTGCTGGGCAAACCAACGGGTAACGACATTAAGGAAAAGAAAATCACCCTTCCACTGCTGCACGTTTTAAATGAAGCCGACCGAAGTGAACGGAAACGCATTTTGAGGCTGATAAAACGCAAGAATAACAGCTCGAAGGTAGTTGAAGAACTGATTCAGCTGGTAACGGAAAAAGGCGGCCTTGAATATGCCGAGCAAAAAATGTATGAATTTAAAGACCGGGCAATTGCCGGCCTAAACGAATTTCCCGACTGCGAGGCACGCGAATCGCTAATCGAGCTGATGAACTACATTGCAACCCGCAAAAAATAACCGTTGTGTTTCCGGATATTTAAAACCCGGCTATCATCAAAAATTAAATACTGTCCTTTTATACCGGCCAGTCTTCCGGTAATTTCCGGGAGTTTATCAAAACCAATACTTTTTATTTTCACAGGAAACTGCTCAACCGGATAATTTATTTCGGTTACCTCATTTTCCGAATCCATGTATTTCTGTAACTCCAGCGGTAGCAAATTCGCAATTCGCTCTTTTTCGGCTGCCAGGTCAAAGTCTTTCAATACTTCGTTCTTCAGCATCGCTCGCCAATTGGTTTTATCGGAAAAATGATCCTTGAGAAATACCTCGATAACACCAGCAATATGTCGGTTGGGCGTTTTGGCAATTTTTATGGCATAGCTGGCTCCCTGATCAATCCAACGGGTAGGAATTTGATGACTACGGGTAACACCCACTTTTAAAGCACTCGACACGGCCAGGTACACAAAATGGTCGATCAGATCGTGTTTTTCGGCCCATTCCATATCGCGTGCAATTCCCAAATGTGCCTTCGATAACTCGGGGCGAATGATCGATTCGCTGGCTTCAGGAGCGGTTTGAAGGCAATTGTAACAGAATCCCTGGCTAAACGATGTTTTCGTTTTCTTCCCGCACGACACACAATTAATCTGTCCGTCAAATTGCATCGAGATTTCTTTCCCGATCAGCGCGTTCATATCAATTTGTTCGTCGCCAATGGGTAGTATATATTTTACCGGCGTATTAAGCTCAGTAATCATTTTTCGTATGTTGCCTTCGTATTGCATGATTTGTATTTTTCTGACGTGAAAATAATACAGAAGGAGCAGGATACAAGTAAAGTTTGGAAATTAATCATCAAATCCCGGTCGTTTAAATTCCATCACACCCGGAAATGTTTTTAGCATTTGCTTTTTTATTTGCGACAGCTCGAGTAAAAACTGTAGGATTTCATCTTCCATTTCACTAAAACCGGAGTAAAATACCGACAACGCATCCATCGATCGTTTAATGGCAATAATGGCAATTTTTGCCGATCCCAGGTTATCGGCGTATAAACCGTATTCATCGTAGGGATCGTTTTGTCGCAATTCCAGTTCCAGATGTGCACGATGAACTTTAGCCCCGATAAATGCACTGTACCATTGAATTACCTCTGCTGCATCACGGTATTTAAACATCGATTCATCATCGTCGATCATTACCAGTTTCTCAGCTTTTACCGAAAAAAGCTCCTTATGCTCATTCATCCATTTGTGAATATTGATACCGTAGTTGCGGGCTTTTACTTCAAGTGGGGTTTCAATGTGCTTCGGTAATTCAATCTCTTCAACATCGCTCAGATCAATCCCCTCTTTGTCGGCATCCTCTTCAATCATTTCCATCGTAACTTCCCACGCTAATCGAATTTGCTCCCAAAAGTTTTTATTCTCTTCATCGGGATTTTGCGTATCACTTCCCGCTTTTGTTTCCTTTTCGTGCAGGTAAGTCAGACACTTTTGCGTCATAGTACAACGTTCACACCAGCGATCACAATAATTATAAATCCCCGGAATAAGATCTTCCCTTTTTGCCAGATTGAGCAACGTTCGCTTGAAGTGTTCTTTTTTCGATTTCATAAGTGCCAAACAAGTAGTATTAGCACAGTAACAAGGTAAATCGATAAAAAGTTGAAACGATCTTTGCCGCTGCTAAATTTTCCTGTCGTTTGCCACGCCCAAAACGCCCAGATAGAGCAGTTTTGCAGCATCTTCCATAATCTCGGGAGTTAACACATTTGCTTTATCGTCAGGCATGTGGTAGTGCACCGGATACACCGAATTTCGGGTCCACATACCAAATGTTTTTATGCCGGCATCTTCAAAAACCGATGCGTCGGATCGTGGCCGTCCGTAGTTTTTGCTAACTGCCGAAGCTCCCATTTCGCGGTGGATGTAGTTTTTATTGGCGTCCTCAAAGTGGCTGAACAATGCCGAGTGCGTTTTCCCTCCCGACACATAAAATGCGGTACCGTTTCCAACCATATCCAGGTTGATCATCATTTTGGTTTTCTCTACCGGGAACAACGGATTTTTGCAGTAATATTTTGAGCCATATAAACCACACTCCTCACCACCAAGAAGAATAAAAAGCACTGAACGTTTGGGTTTTACCTCTGATGTTGCCAAAGCTTTTGCAGCCCCCAGGATATCGCTGATTCCTGATGCATTATCCAAGGCGCTGGAGAACGTAACATCGCCCATTTGCCCCTGCCCGTCGAGGTGGCCACCGATAATTATCACTTCATCTTTCAACTCCGGATCGGAGCCTTCGATCATAGCAACTACGTTGCAAGCCTGCGCATCGGGAAAATAGTTTGTTTCAGCGCGAATGAACACTTTTTGTTCTGCCGGCAGTTCAAACGATGGCACTTCCATATCTTTCAGTTGCCGGCGTATTTGCTGGTAATCTTTTCCGGCATCGGCCATAATTTGCGTTACCACTTTTGTATCCACATGTGCATATATAAATCCCTCGAGATTTACCGTGTTCGGATTGGCCAGTTTACTGGCATAGATCATTCCCGCAGCACCGTGCTTCACCGCATTCCTGAACTTATACCGGTGATACGCATAAGGCGCCCATTTTGCCAGTGTTTCATCGTTTTTGGTGTATGGCGTTCCGCTTTCAAGAATGATAATTTTTCCTTTTACATCAACGTTCTTATAATCGTCGTAACCCAGCTCCGGCGCAGTAATTCCGTGGCCCACATAAACGAGTTCGGCTTGTACCGTGCCACTTGCCGAGTTGGAACCCGGCAAATAATCCTCCGGAAAATCAAGG
It contains:
- a CDS encoding polyprenyl synthetase family protein, coding for MTTIKKIKAPIEQELYDFEPYFKKSLQSDIPLLATVLNFLYRTKGKQLRPMFVFLSAKLHGGTNESSKLAACSVELLHTATLVHDDVVDESYERRGSFSVKALWKNKLAVLVGDYILARGLLLQLESKKYNFLHLISRAVQDMAEGEILQMKKSRKLDIDDETYFEIIRKKTASLIATSMAIGAASAVDDEVIIEKMYSIGQDAGIAFQIKDDIFDYQSKGLLGKPTGNDIKEKKITLPLLHVLNEADRSERKRILRLIKRKNNSSKVVEELIQLVTEKGGLEYAEQKMYEFKDRAIAGLNEFPDCEARESLIELMNYIATRKK
- the amrB gene encoding AmmeMemoRadiSam system protein B, which encodes MIFNKNKNREPAVAGQFYPSSASTLRNELEEFFDSAVPVKTSQPLRAIVSPHAGYIFSGEVAAAAFKQIPANKSYQNIFVLASSHRYTFAGAAVYTEGNYETPLGEITVNKKIGKQLLASSSVFTEHDASHLNEHSLEVQLPFLQHRLTNSFTLVPIILGTHSAAICKKLAKALQPYFTPDNLFVISTDFSHYPNYENAKLADQLTADAICKNKPNKLLKALEKNKEKKIGNLATSLCGWTSVLTLLYLTKDRDFEFKQLAYKNSGDSKLYGEKDRVVGYWAIGVYEKAVFEISSSEKQEILQLARNSIARFLGEDIKEKKQKRNDKSILNQKAGAFISIYINNELRGCIGGFAGEKSLREMIKRFAVSATNDQRFNPIEPSELNNMTLEVSVLTPLKKIKSIDEFKLGKHGIYIKNGFNSGTFLPQVAEKTGWSKEEFLGRCAKNKAGIGWDGWKTAELYTYEVVIVKDDQEKTS
- a CDS encoding DUF2797 domain-containing protein; this translates as MQYEGNIRKMITELNTPVKYILPIGDEQIDMNALIGKEISMQFDGQINCVSCGKKTKTSFSQGFCYNCLQTAPEASESIIRPELSKAHLGIARDMEWAEKHDLIDHFVYLAVSSALKVGVTRSHQIPTRWIDQGASYAIKIAKTPNRHIAGVIEVFLKDHFSDKTNWRAMLKNEVLKDFDLAAEKERIANLLPLELQKYMDSENEVTEINYPVEQFPVKIKSIGFDKLPEITGRLAGIKGQYLIFDDSRVLNIRKHNGYFLRVAM
- the recO gene encoding DNA repair protein RecO — its product is MITATEGIVLHTIKYGESSVITTVFTKEFGRQSYLINAARSRKSKNKAGLLQPMFMVELEAYQKQSRDLQRVRAMKSLTTYQEIPFDIVKSTQAIFLAEVLYKTIHEQESYPELFEFIKNALLYLDLMEEGKTNFHLYFLFHLTEYLGFMPDTTQTGFEGWLDLQKGAVVPFEPSHPMFANKEATAILVKLALLKINELDSLKLKRSMRDTLLKKLVDYYRLHFDTLGEIKSLKVLQEVFS
- a CDS encoding non-canonical purine NTP diphosphatase, giving the protein MKLVFATNNKHKLEELQAILGDHFTLLSLKDIECFDEIPEEQPTLEGNASQKAYYIYDKFGMNCFADDTGLEIGALDGEPGVFSARYAGEDKNSETNMNKVLEKLTKINERKARFRTVISLVIDGEEKQFEGIVNGEILTEKRGDSGFGYDPIFKPKGFDQSFAEMDLEDKNKISHRGRAVQKLVDYLKKLD
- a CDS encoding two-component regulator propeller domain-containing protein — encoded protein: MKRRLLLSAFLLLTFFLSQAQREQGSWQDYLSYNKASKIAVSPDKVFCVTEGGLFYYDLEDNSVNKLGDAIQLSDFGVSTIAYSEQNQVLVIAYSNSNIDLLYDGGEVVNLSDIKRKTIAGNKVINNISFSENEAFLACGFGIVVLDLDRQEVKDTYYIGDGGSSLEVNDIETDNNSIFAATNQGIYRADKNDPNLANFATWIHVEDIPHPDGIFNHLVYHAGNVIANHAAGEWYQDEMFMLNNGIWEPYNPEIRFAFDLQSYGNYLCIASRDVVFIIDSNHSQIGRIDSYKFNDRTVESIAPKSAGVSANGSVWIADNKEVLVRFYSESFEQTLPPGPINNDMYFVGAFNSEIWMSAGNTNGYVSPVFQRFGSDGWTYFTDVTHPELRGFHNILAVEVDPRDPDHFFVASWGGGLLEYRNDELVERYYNLNSPLETALPEQPNEPFTRVGGMSFDSEGNLWITNAESAHNLHKLSPTGEWESFELPEIANKYNVSDIIVNENDDKWMLIPGGHDAYVINKTGDQKKRLLVETYFSNGTDNIITPMHDVFSIAEDQNGAIWIGSGQGVAVYSNPSRIWNSDNFYATHPGLDLNDGIYHPLLETETVTAIAVDGANRKWLGTQNSGVFLVSETGEAEVLHFTTENSPLLSNNILSIAINQKNGEVFFGTDKGLISYQGEATGGADSYSDVYVYPNPVRETYDGPVTVAGLIENTDVKITDISGNLVYKTTSFGGQAVWDGKNLNGNRVKTGVYLVFCNDENGEETHITKILFIH
- a CDS encoding M28 family peptidase; translated protein: MKKQLLIVLLNVLLTGTLSAQKEVDLNTFHSISSNELMEFATELSADKYEGRLSGSPEYLDVAKWCASKFEEWGVQPANNGSYFQYFPNEYSEVNSLGSVVYFNGNEKTYLDFPEDYLPGSNSASGTVQAELVYVGHGITAPELGYDDYKNVDVKGKIIILESGTPYTKNDETLAKWAPYAYHRYKFRNAVKHGAAGMIYASKLANPNTVNLEGFIYAHVDTKVVTQIMADAGKDYQQIRRQLKDMEVPSFELPAEQKVFIRAETNYFPDAQACNVVAMIEGSDPELKDEVIIIGGHLDGQGQMGDVTFSSALDNASGISDILGAAKALATSEVKPKRSVLFILLGGEECGLYGSKYYCKNPLFPVEKTKMMINLDMVGNGTAFYVSGGKTHSALFSHFEDANKNYIHREMGASAVSKNYGRPRSDASVFEDAGIKTFGMWTRNSVYPVHYHMPDDKANVLTPEIMEDAAKLLYLGVLGVANDRKI
- a CDS encoding metalloregulator ArsR/SmtB family transcription factor; translated protein: MVDIKEINVESLEVAASMLKAMAHPMRIAILKHLEGGKKLTVTEIHELLKIEQSTTSHHLGILRDKGVLCSKREGKNTYYYLKYNILSQIVDCLETCTCD